In Mycteria americana isolate JAX WOST 10 ecotype Jacksonville Zoo and Gardens chromosome 21, USCA_MyAme_1.0, whole genome shotgun sequence, the genomic stretch GTGCTTGTGTGGAGAGCTCAGAAAGCAATTTCAGAAACCACTCGCATTACCCTGCAGCAGTGGGCtgcatttaattcatttttcagagcCTTATCTGTAACACCCTTTCCCATCTTCAGAAAAGAGGTGCACACTTCGATACCTTTGTGTTTTTGAATCTGGCTGGTCGGCTCAGCAGAGCCACGGTCCCCTCCAGACTGAACCCTAGggttttgttttctactgtatTGAGTATCAAAACACGGATGAGAGCTGACAAGCAACTCAGCATGGAGAGAAACTGAGATAAAGTCACCCTAAGGTTTCATTCAAAGTTAACACGGCGGTTTTACCTCACTCCTGCTGAATTTCTAAAGCAACCGCTCTGCTCCACCTCCTGGGGCACGCTCCAATCActtccttgtttttaaaaagtatttttaccagtgtgacacacacaaaaagaaactaaatattCAGAAGTTCTTCACCAAACATGCAAAATCAGGTAAAATATCATGTTGCTTCTATAGCGTTATAGGAACCATTCTCTTTAGGAGATGTAAATAAAACTACACTTTGCAGGAAATACTTCCACATTCAAAAGGAAGCTGGAAATCGGTGGTGTTAATTTCTGGgatagaaaaaacccaccattAAATGATAGCTACTAGGAAAGTAGCTAGTTTTATTCAAGACTTGAGAAAGTAATCACACTCTCTCGCCCTATGCAGGTCAAATTTAAGCTTGTAACTTTTTAGGGAGCTGAATGCAGTAAGTTATCTTAATGGACAGGCTGAATTCTGAAGATTATGAACAGCTGACAGGACcttaaagaagattttttttagcCTCATATCTTTAGCACAAACTAGGAAAATACTTGTTGAATATGTAACTGAGACAGAAACCTGTTCTTGTGTTCCAATAAAACATGCATCGCTTCTCCGAAAAAAATACACCAACGAGTAAAAACGAtcgaaaaaatacagaaagagaaaaccagaacagCTAATCACAactggagaggaaagaggagcCAAGAGAATGAACTAACTGCTCCAGTGCTACTACAGATGTTTATCTATAATGCTTACTTGCACCATCTAATCAGCTGAACTCCATCTGTTATGTGTCACTCTCCTACCactcattaagaaaaacaaacaaaaaccagctaACAGCAGAGCTAATCTTAAATAGAAAGTTAAGAGGAAAAGTATCTGGAAGTCTGACTTCCAGGAGCTGATCACAAGCTCTCCAGCTCGACTTGTAACTAAAGTTCTCAGAAAGTCCTAACAGCCTTTATCACATATATGTtccgtgggggtttttttagtgaaaaatagagaaaacccCATGACACGCATTTTCAGTTTACTTGGCAGGGAGATAAGAACATTGATAGTATCCTCCAAAAGCCCTCAGAGCATAACTGCATCGTGTGAAGCAATTTCACAACGCAATACAGCGTGTCTCCTCGAACGGCGAAAAGAACCAGAAACCAGCAAGGAAACAAGGTCATAACAGTAAaactgaaagagcagaaatgGTAACTTCAAGACAGCCACGCTGAAAAAAATGAGCTGAACACCAACTGTAGGAAGCCCTTACATCCCCAAAAAGTTGCTAAAACCTTTATACCTCACCCACCACAACCTCATGGGTTTTAGTGTTTTTGGCCTGGAGAAAGGCACGTATAGAAGAGCGTCTTATGATAAGAAAGCCGGCAAACATCCAAACACAGTAAGTAGAGATAGGGAAACGCAAGGATGCCAAATTCGCCTTTGCTAAAGAGCAGCAGGAAGCCCCCGGGCTGTTAGCAGGTCCCCTCCGTTAGCAGGTACTCTTACTCACCGGCCGGGCCTGGGGACTCAAGTAGGGTTCAAAGTCATCATCATTTAACCCATCCTTCTGATGAACAGATCCGTTTTGCACTGAGGAGAAGATTTAGAGCGTTAGAAAGAACTCTGCCGATAAACTCGAACACTTACCAACTTATTTAGAGACAGACCTTACGATATACCTACCCCCCGCTAGTTATAACACACCGCGCTCAGCCCAACACAGAGCGGAAAGGCGCTTCACCACCGCGCAAACGCTCTCTTAACTGCAAACTTTCCCCAGCCCCAGAAACGACGGCGGGCTTCGCAGCTCCCGGTTCGGTTTTCTCCCAGCCACTCCGCTGCGGGAAGGCACAGAGACCCGAGGATGTGCCCGGCAAATTTCGGAGACGAtcctccccgtccctcccccgcGGACACGCTCCCCAAAGGCGCAACTTCCCCGCGGGATCCCCGCTCCGCCGCAGGATCCCCCATttccagccctccccgccgcccccgggctcTCACCTTTGTTGCCTTGGCCCTTGGGTCTCTGGCGCGGCGGCGCGGcatggaaagagagagggagagcggTGAGTCAGGGGGGCGAAGCGGCCCGGCgcgggcggggagcccggcgAGGCACGGCCCGGCctggcggggggaggccgggccgcgccgcggcaCAATGGAGGCGCGGCCCTGAGGTGGTGGGGGGGGGAaaggccgcggccgccgcccgccctggcccggcccgcgcccccgccgctaGGCCCCGAGCCGCGGCCTCGCCTAGCGAGCCAGGCCCGGCGCCGCGAGGGGGAAGgccgggcggtggcggcgggaCTCCTACCTGCTCCAGGAGGCTGCTGGCCGACATGGCTCCGCggcggggctgctggcggggcggggtggggcggggcagcgggcggcggcggcggctttgtccgggcgcgggcgcggcgcggctgcCTGGCGGACTCCGACTCGCCCGCGGCGGCTGCCTGGCTGGGGCGACGCTCTAGCCACCCCCTCGCCTCTCCTTCCGGCCCGCGTCTATGGCCCAGGCCCGCCGCCTCGCGCCCACACGCGCTCCCCGGGCGTCACGCGGCACCGCGCGCGCGCCGCGCTCCCAGGCacaatggcgggggggggggggagcggggggggggagcgcggtGCATGACGGGCCGGCGGAGGACCGACGGGATCAGCGCCCCCTCGCGGCCGGGCGCGGGAGCGCAGgcgtggggggagggggggggcggcgtTCTTAAAGGGCCAGGCGCCCCCGCTGCCCAGCCCcgcttttccagaaaaaaaaggcaaatccgCGGCCCGGCTgagccccccagctctgctccgccGCACCCCGAGATCTGAGCTCCCACCGTCCCCGTGCTCAGGGCCCGGCCCCCCAGGGCGTGGGGCGACCAGGGCCCGTCACggcccgccgggacccccccgtCAAGGGGCTCCCTGGGGGCCAAGCCCGACGCCCGAGGGGCCGGGAGTAGATGCGAGCGGGGAGCgcagcctgcccagcccctgcccctttCCCGACCAAGAGAGGGGCGCAGCTCGGGCAGGGAAGGACCTGCTGTGAGCccgaattgggggggggggtgtgtgtccccAAAAGGACCCCGTCCCTCCCCAGTCAAGGGGCTGCCTGCATGGGGCAAGCCGGAGGGGAACGGAGTGAAGGCTGCTGGACAGGGAGGGAGGTGGATCCCTGATCCAAAGTCCTTGGGATCCGGCTCCCAGAgcggctccccagcccccctgcaaggcGGGTACGACTCCCTGCGAGCCCCTCCCGGCTCCGACCTCCCCCGGACACCCGGGAGCCCCTTCCCCGCCCAGGCAGGGGGTCTGAGCAGCAGCGACCACCCCTCAGTGGCTGCGGGCAGAGGGATCCCTGCCCGTCCTGCGCTGCCTTTGAGGTGAGGGAGCCGCCGCCTTTCACCTACCCACGAATAAACCATTCGAGCGTAGTtcgatttttccttttaatgcaaaaaatagCCAAACAcatcttccttccccctccccaggtgtGTTTCCTTTACTGTTGTTTTGCTTAATATTTCCAGCCAagcagctccccccctcccagccctcccaaaTCTCCGCAGCTCTAACAGCGCCCGGCGCTTCCTCCCTTCCATCTTCCCACCGCAGCGGAGCCCAAAGGGACCCTggccaccaaaaaaaaccaaaccaaaaaaaaagagcgaAAGAGGGGAAAACAGCGGGGCGCACATTATTTCAGCAACGTGCCAGTTCTAATCCTGCCAAGAGATTataggaagaaagaagaaaaatacaaaaataaaaccaccaaacaaGTAGCGACAAGcatggagcagccccagcacacagtGTAAACAGAAGCTGCCCCGATCCGGAGTCCAGCTCTCCCGGAAAGCAACAGCACAACATGCTTTGTACACCCCGAAAGGTCCCTGCAGCGCTGAGCAGCGAAGGGGGAGGTTGTGGTTTTAAGCTCGAGTTGATATTTTTTGCCTTTATGCAAAAGGTTGAAGTGATCTCGGAGTCTCCAAGCGGCGTTTGCAGCACCGAGCCTGGCCAGGCGGGGAAAGGGATGGGGGAAAAGTGCCACGGGAAAAGGTGGGATTGGGATACAGGGACCCCGAGACCGGCGAGAGTAGGTCCAGGGCTTTGCAGCTGGGAAACGTGGAcaagggaagggagagcaaacaaatacaaaaaaatatagatataaaaacAATTTGTGTGGAGGAGGAGAATATGGACAGTAAAGGCAGGGTTACTGTCGTCTTCCCCAAagcaagaataataataaaaaaatcccagttgAGGTGCAGTGAAGAGTCCAACAGAATTCCCTTCcctgggggaaaataaaaatacaaatgaggTACCTTTTCCACCCCAAAGCTGTCATCCCTTCCCACAGTCACATCAACGCTCCAGCCACTGGTTATTGtctctctgaaataaaataatcgGGGCCAGGGCAGGCCCGGAGCAGAAGCACCATGTGCGTGGCTGGGCCACGGCGCGCTCTGGGCGCCGGGAGCCCTCGTCCAGTTCCTCCCGGTTGGGTTGTTCAGCAGAGATCCAGTCTCTCCTTgaccctgcaaacaggcaggatTGTTCAGTGCTCCACGGAGACAGAGCCTTTTCCAGGTCTCACGtgtttctccagcttttttgtttaaaaaaaaaaaaaaaaattatatatatatatatatataaaaaatatacagtACAATGAAAATATCCATGGAAACAAATGGGGTGGCTGGCAAAGATGCttaacaaaaaagcccaaaataaaacaaattcccAACTCTTCCCCAAACTGACGCTTGCCTTCCCCACTAGTCCTCCAAGACCACAATCTCCACGTTATGGACCTGGTGCTGATGGTCCTCCACATCTCCCACCACTTTCTCCTCAGTCCTCAGCTCCGTCTCCAGGATCACAGCTTTGCCCTCCGACTCGTCCGTGTCCGCTTCGGGATCCGGCGCCGGGTCGATCTCTATGATGGTCTGCCCGTCGTCCGAGGTGCCTTCCACGGCTTGGATGGTGGAAGTGAGGCCGGACTCCATGGCCACCAGTTCCACAGGGTTGACCACGGCTGCCACATTCGCCAGGGCACCGCTGTCCTGCATGGCTGCCGAGCTCAGCAGTGCCAGGCTGGAGGACGGGTGGAGGGTGACCGTGTCGGAGGAGCTGGTCTTGGAGGAGGACACCACGGTGGCGTATCGGAAGAGCTGGGAGCCAGACGGCAAGGTATGAACAGTCACCGGGCTGGAGCCTTGGCTAATAGTTGCCACCGGGATGTTGCCCACGGAGAACTGCTGTCCGACGGGCGCAATAGCGATGGGCGAGATGACCGTGAACTGAGGCTGCTGGATGGGGGTGGAGGGGCTGAGGACGGTGGCAGAGGCTGGGCGCTGCAGGCGGGGTCTCTTGGGGGGCTTGGGAGCGCTGACAGGCATCAGCACCACGTTCTGGATGGTTTGGGACTTCGCCTTCTGGTCCTTGGCAagtttcttctgctcttccagcTGCCGCTCCAGGTCTGCAAAGAGAACGGCTAAGCAGCGCGTTGGGCCAGGGCTAGCACGCTGCGGGAGCTCAGGGGGACTCGCGGGCTCCACCACCGACCATTACACCCCATGTTTGTGACAGGAGGTCTCCTAACCACCCGGTCGAGCATGATCTTAGCGTTTCACTCAAGACCAAACTGCACTGAAGGAAAAGGCCAGGTTCTCCTGCCACCCACATAGACCTCGTCCATGTTCTGCACCCGCGCAGCCTGCTTTAGCTGGCTGTCAGTGCCTGGATAAGGAACAAGTACCAGTTGGCTGCTACTACTGATGAGAAGATGGGCATTTCTGCTCCCCAAGCTAGACCCACCTACACAGGAGAGTGGACAAACCCCCCTGGGCAGTAGGAACTGCTTCCTGAGTttggctgggtcccctccccaggagccGAGTACCTGTactggggacagggagcaggacggCTTGGGTCAATGAAACATCTCCCTCGACCCTTGTCTGTGTGACCATTGGAAGTCAGAAGTAGCACAGTAATCTCATTTATCCAGGGCAGTAGGGGACTAGGACATCCCAGATAAGAACAGGTCCTACAGGACACGGTGAGGAGGGAGACACATCCAGCAAGCAGCTCTGGGGAATCCAGGTCAGGTTATTGGCTTCAGCTCAGGGGAAGCTGTGTGCAAGACACCTGATAGCTCCACGCCAAGACAAGCAGACAACTCAGCACCCCGTACATGGAGAAGCTTATTAGCTCGGGCACAGCACGGCACTGCCTGCAGCTCGGGTGACTGCCACACAGTCCTTAGCTAGCAGCACCTATTTCCTAACGCCGACCGAATTGGACTCGCACGCCCAGCACCCTGGCTGCTGCAAAGGGCACAGACTTTGTGCTGTCAAATGCCCCAAGCAACTGCTCACTGCgcagaaagggagaggggaaattCCACTCAACCCCTGGGATGGAAATGGATTGGGATGCCTTTGTTTTGGAGCAGCGTGTATTGAACAATAACCCAAATACAGTTCATATGTTGAAGGAAAGTCACATCAGTTCCCAAGAACAGCAACGGGGTGAGAAGCCTTGCTGGGCGCTGACTGTACCTGCCAGTGTGTAAAGAAACTGTTCCTCTCCTTGCTCTGTCTGGTTTTTCCTGTTGTCCAGAACCTTCTTGACTGTGTCCATTAGGCCAAATGTGTGGGCAACGTTGTTCAAGACTGCAGCATCTGCAATGTGCAAAGTGCATGGGGACAAGTGCCTAGTCCCACAGGTGGGACTCAGTCCGGTACTCAAAAGATGCTCGTATTACACCaaaaattttctgctgctttttgtaaAACTCTCTCTGTTCTTTCCCAAGGGCTGGCTGACAAGGGCAGACCCAGCTCCCTCATCCTTCTGACATCCAAGGACTAAATAATCCCATTCACatgataaagaaaatgaaacagagatgTGTCACCCAAGCAGCTCAGAATTGCTGCAAATGAAAGCATAATTTGCAATCACAGAGATACAAACGAGCTCTCCACCTACAAATCATCACCCCATGCTGCTGACAGTGTCATTAACATGCCAGCTCCACTGAAAGCTGTGCAAAATTTCTATTATAATCCACTGACTTCAATCACTTACAGCTTCCAAAAGCTGCCACCTACCAGACACAAAGATCCGCCAGCCCGAagctaaattagaaaataaaaaaaaatatcctgggTAAAATGAAGTTTGTGGCTACATGGACGTTCTCTCAGGAAGAGCATCAACAAGAGGTGCTCTCAAACCCTGTGCTCACAGGGGCATGTGCTGAACTGGATTAGGGAACTGATccaagttaaaaataaccctGAAGAGGGGAGGGGACttatttttaacccagatcaGTTCCCTCATCTGGTTCAGCCCCAAAAACAGGTTTTCTGGCACAAGTGAAGACAGAACGAGAAGTGAGGGGGCAGGACCTGTTTAAGCCTGCACTGTCAGGGAAGAAAAGCGTTTGAATAACTGGTCTGAGAAGTGAATCTGGGCAGGCTTTCATGAGGGCCGGGAGCTGAGGAGAGTCACCCGATGGCCTCATCAAGCTGCCAGGGTCATTTTGCTCAGGGAACAGGGTGGCACGTTGTGTCCTTGTGCCCCGCAGTGGTGTAAGCGGACTCACTTCACAGTTGGGCAGGCTGAGACCACACCCAGACTCAGCTCCCGCAGCTCAGCTAATGAGCGGGAACTCGCTCACCACCCTGACTCAACAGCTTCAAATGGTGGGGACGGACCCTGGTCACTTTTTTTTGCCCACAGCTGCCCTTTTGAGCATCCTTCCCCACCGCAGagccaggctgtggcagagcaggcTGTGGCTCACAACCTACCTGTCATCTGGAAGGGAGACTGACCCAACCTCTGCTGGACACCTCTTAGGACTTCTTCTATCTCCTTCTGGATGTTGCACACAACCTCTTCCATCAGCCCCACATCAGCTATTCCTTTCCAGAACATCAGCGTGTCCTCTGGCacaaggagaggggaaaaagaagtcaaCATGTACAAGCATTTGGCATTTTTCCCACAAGGCTACCTTAAACCTTTCAGGCAAGAGTAACGTTGCAAGACAACTTCTAATTTGGCCATTGGGGTGGATATGACATGCAAAAGAACAcccaaagaagcaaaacagacCCAGGCAGCAAATCAGTAACGTGTTTTCAAGCAGCACCATGACTTCCAAGGCAACATTTCACTGCCTCTGTTCATCTTCGCAAGATGCAGAGCTTAAAATCTTTCTTTGAGGAAATTCTGTCTAAGCTTCTGTACTGATCCCAAGAGGGAATGCAAGGCACCGCAGCCAGAGAGACACAGTCAAGAGAGCTGACAGGGTACTAACATGGGGTACTAACAAGACACTGCTCACTGATGGTTTCAGTCTAGCTCCAGGCTGGCTGACGTTTACATccttaaaatgaacaaaaaaaaaccccctcactgTAACTAGTAGCAACTGATCTGGGGGATCATCCACCAGCCACAAGGCCAGGGCTGAAgtctccttctgcctgctgcagtgaGGAGCTCCGTTTGGCAGGGACCCTGCACGCCTGGGAAACGCTGGGATAGCCAAGGGGCTGGGGGACGGCTCTGTCACTGCCTAAACTCTCcttattttcaggatttcagtCTCCAGAATGTAACAGgcgaggagagggggagaaaacacCCAACAAGCAGCCTGAGCTTACCCGAGATCTCATCCGTGTCCTTTTTCATGCCTTCCTCAGTGGCCATGGTGACAGCAGCCGTCAGAGCCGAGTTCCACTCGATCCCCTCCTCCATGCTCTCCTCCGACAGCGCGATCTGGGTGATGCTCCCTGCCAGAGAGGCAACGTCAGCTCTCTCTGCGGCACCCGGAGCGCCAGCCCTGAAaccctgctttgctttccaccCGCCTCACCCCTCCCAGGCTCTTTTTCACTCTCGTGGTCAGGTTGTTTGTGCCTGGCTTCTTTCAACCTAATTAGCTAAAAGCAAGTATTGCTGCTTCTCATTGGAACTGTGATTATGAAAGGCTCTGGGGCTTCTGGAGGGAAAACCATGTGCCCTCCAGAAGGCAAACTGGAGTCCTGGcataaaaggagaagaaaaggatcaGAATAAAGAAGGGAACAAGTAAGCCTCAGCCCAGCCACCCTTCTCCCCTTGCCTCATCAACAGGGAGCTCTGCACCCTAGAGATGCCCTAATCTCTCAGGAAATGACAGGGCCAGGGTCCAAACTGGTTTATAGAAGGGAAACGGATCTGACTCAGTCCTAAGCTTCTGGATCAAATTTGGGACTAGGACAATGTGTAGCCACTGTAAGGTTTTACCATGTGGCCATGGTGCTCTCcaggagattctccttagcctaCGGAAGACTCTGCCATCTCACCCACCCAGGGCCTTAGAGAAATGTAACCTGCCCAGCTGAACGATGCGGTACGGTTGGGAGTAGTCTTCTCCCTTAACCTCAGCAAAGAGATCACTTTCTGCTCTGAAGCATGGGATTCGCTGAGAATTTGCAGTTGGAATGACAATCAAATCACGTCCAGCCATCACGGATGTCCAGGTGATGTGGAGCAGGCTGCTCCGGAGGAGGTCAGCGCGCCTAGATTCATTCCTGGGTATCACCCACCTCCTGCCTTTGTAACAGGCCCTCAAACAGGAAAGACATCGGGAAATGCTGTACAAGCTCTCTCAGGTGTTTGCTCACATGGTGACCCCAGAACAGGCATCCCGTCAAGGTGAGCCTCCCCTGGCTCCCAAAGCTGCCTCTAGTCACTGCTTAATACCggctgctttcc encodes the following:
- the GMEB1 gene encoding glucocorticoid modulatory element-binding protein 1 isoform X2, producing MNDPSTIETNEEIEIAYPITCGESKAILLWKKFVCPGINVKCVKFNDQLISPKHFVHLAGKSTLKDWKRAIRLGGIMLRKMMDSGQIDFYQHDKVCTNTCRSTKFDLLISSARAPVPGQQSVVQTPTSADGSITQIALSEESMEEGIEWNSALTAAVTMATEEGMKKDTDEISEDTLMFWKGIADVGLMEEVVCNIQKEIEEVLRGVQQRLGQSPFQMTDAAVLNNVAHTFGLMDTVKKVLDNRKNQTEQGEEQFLYTLADLERQLEEQKKLAKDQKAKSQTIQNVVLMPVSAPKPPKRPRLQRPASATVLSPSTPIQQPQFTVISPIAIAPVGQQFSVGNIPVATISQGSSPVTVHTLPSGSQLFRYATVVSSSKTSSSDTVTLHPSSSLALLSSAAMQDSGALANVAAVVNPVELVAMESGLTSTIQAVEGTSDDGQTIIEIDPAPDPEADTDESEGKAVILETELRTEEKVVGDVEDHQHQVHNVEIVVLED
- the GMEB1 gene encoding glucocorticoid modulatory element-binding protein 1 isoform X3; the encoded protein is MISKTTFNDQLISPKHFVHLAGKSTLKDWKRAIRLGGIMLRKMMDSGQIDFYQHDKVCTNTCRSTKFDLLISSARAPVPGQQSVVQTPTSADGSITQIALSEESMEEGIEWNSALTAAVTMATEEGMKKDTDEISEDTLMFWKGIADVGLMEEVVCNIQKEIEEVLRGVQQRLGQSPFQMTDAAVLNNVAHTFGLMDTVKKVLDNRKNQTEQGEEQFLYTLADLERQLEEQKKLAKDQKAKSQTIQNVVLMPVSAPKPPKRPRLQRPASATVLSPSTPIQQPQFTVISPIAIAPVGQQFSVGNIPVATISQGSSPVTVHTLPSGSQLFRYATVVSSSKTSSSDTVTLHPSSSLALLSSAAMQDSGALANVAAVVNPVELVAMESGLTSTIQAVEGTSDDGQTIIEIDPAPDPEADTDESEGKAVILETELRTEEKVVGDVEDHQHQVHNVEIVVLED
- the GMEB1 gene encoding glucocorticoid modulatory element-binding protein 1 isoform X1, with the translated sequence MANAEVSVPVGDVVVVPSDGNEGENPEDTKTQVILQLQPVQQGIYQEGSEASATVVAVETHTIHKLEEGIDPSTIETNEEIEIAYPITCGESKAILLWKKFVCPGINVKCVKFNDQLISPKHFVHLAGKSTLKDWKRAIRLGGIMLRKMMDSGQIDFYQHDKVCTNTCRSTKFDLLISSARAPVPGQQSVVQTPTSADGSITQIALSEESMEEGIEWNSALTAAVTMATEEGMKKDTDEISEDTLMFWKGIADVGLMEEVVCNIQKEIEEVLRGVQQRLGQSPFQMTDAAVLNNVAHTFGLMDTVKKVLDNRKNQTEQGEEQFLYTLADLERQLEEQKKLAKDQKAKSQTIQNVVLMPVSAPKPPKRPRLQRPASATVLSPSTPIQQPQFTVISPIAIAPVGQQFSVGNIPVATISQGSSPVTVHTLPSGSQLFRYATVVSSSKTSSSDTVTLHPSSSLALLSSAAMQDSGALANVAAVVNPVELVAMESGLTSTIQAVEGTSDDGQTIIEIDPAPDPEADTDESEGKAVILETELRTEEKVVGDVEDHQHQVHNVEIVVLED